In Dromiciops gliroides isolate mDroGli1 chromosome 4, mDroGli1.pri, whole genome shotgun sequence, one DNA window encodes the following:
- the CCR6 gene encoding C-C chemokine receptor type 6, translating to MNEEPMNSSNHEYFDYNAFTTSTDYYIEEGLLCSMDDVRNFTMLFVPIAYSFICIFGLLGNILVVITFAFYKKAKSMTDIYLFNMAIADILFILTLPFWAVNHGKDSWKFSNIMCKLTKGIYAINFNCGMLLLTCISLDRYIAIVQATKSFRLRTRTLAYKKMICLMVWLFSIIISCPTFIFNQKYSVQEKEVCEAKYHSPFEAVKWKIFILVLQLLFGFFIPLVFMIICYMFIVKTLVQAHNSKRHKAIRVIIVVVLVFLVCQVPHNMVLLVIANNIGRLRSCSDEKLIAYTRNVTEVLAFLHCCLNPVLYAFIAQKFRNYFLKIIKDLWCVGRKHKSVALYCSKLSSDTYISKQTSETYENENASSFTM from the exons ATGAATGAG GAACCAATGAATTCAAGCAACCATGAATACTTTGATTATAATGCATTCACTACCAGTACAGATTATTACATTGAGGAAGGATTGCTTTGTTCTATGGATGATGTCAGAAACTTCACAATGTTATTTGTACCAATCGCATACTCCTTTATCTGTATCTTTGGCCTTCTGGGGAACATTTTAGTGGTAATCACCTTTGCTTTCTACAAGAAAGCCAAATCCATGACTGATATCTATCTCTTTAATATGGCCATAGCAGACATATTATTCATCCTTACTCTCCCATTCTGGGCTGTAAATCATGGTAAAGACTCATGGAAATTTAGCAACATTATGTGCAAATTGACTAAGGGTATATATGCCATCAACTTTAATTGTGGAATGCTTCTCTTGACCTGCATTAGCTTGGATCGATACATTGCTATTGTACAGGCAACCAAGTCCTTCAGGCTTCGAACCCGGACATTAGCCTACAAGAAGATGATATGTTTGATGGTGTGGCTGTTCTCAATCATCATCTCTTGTCCAACATTTATATTCAACCAAAAATATTCAGTACAGGAGAAGGAGGTCTGTGAAGCCAAATACCACTCACCCTTTGAGGCAGTGAAATGGAAAATATTCATCTTGGTTCTCCAGCttctctttggtttctttatccCTTTGGTGTTCATGATAATTTGCTACATGTTCATTGTCAAAACTTTAGTGCAGGCTCACAATTCTAAGCGGCATAAAGCCATTCGGGTGATTATTGTGGTGGTTCTTGTTTTCTTGGTCTGCCAAGTGCCCCATAATATGGTTCTTCTTGTGATTGCGAACAACATAGGTAGGCTTCGATCCTGCAGTGATGAGAAGCTCATAGCTTATACAAGGAATGTCACAGAAGTCCTGGCTTTCCTGCACTGCTGCCTCAACCCTGTGCTTTATGCATTCATTGCGCAGAAATTTAGGAATTACTTTCTGAAGATCATTAAAGACCTCTGGTGTGTGGGCAGAAAGCATAAGTCAGTAGCCTTATATTGCTCTAAGTTGTCTTCAGACACCTACATTTCTAAACAGACCAGTGAAACCTATGAGAATGAGAATGCATCGTCTTTTACTATGTAG